CGCAGGAATTCCTCCTTGAAACTCCTCGGGCTCCACCCGGCGTATTTCTTGAATGCGCTGGAAAAATGAAAAGCGTCACTGAAGCCGAGTTGCTGCGCGATCACCTTGATCGGCAGGTCCGTAGAAGTGAGCAGGCTGCGGGCTCTTTCCATTCTGATCCGGTGGACATAAGCAACCGGCCCCACTCCGGTGTGCCGGGCGAATTCCCTTCGGAATGTGTGCACACCGAGCCCGCAGGCTTCGGCAAGTTCGTTCACCGTCGGCGGTCGTGTCAGATCCGGCGTGTCAATCATGCCCAACGCGGTCGCCAACCACTCCGGCTGATGCGCGACTTTCGCCGGCTGGTCGAATGCCAGATCCTCCAAAAGAGTCTGCAGCCGGATGAGGTGACGGATCGGCTGCTGCCGCTCAAGGCGGTTGGGCACCAGAAGTTCCCGCAGTTCCCGATACCATTTCTCGAACGGTGTGAGGATGTAAGGTTTTTCCAGCGGATGCAGCAGGCCGGTCTGTTGCCAGAGATCGAAAAGCTTTCCGCAAAAACCGATGGCGAGTTCGTCCCACACCTTTCCGTCTTGCGGACCATATTGATGCGCAACGTGCGGCGTCGTCACAAAGAGGTCGCCTTTTTTCACGGCGAAATCCCGCCCCTCCGAATCGCGATAAACGCCTTCGCCTTCGAGGATCAAAACCAGCTGATATTGCGCCCACCGGCGCATCCGGGAAAACCCGGTGCCGGTGCCATTGCGGATGATTACTCCGGACTCGATTCGACCGAGCGGATTCAGAGGTAAATTAAGGTCAAAAAACTGATGGGTGCACGCGCGGTTCATTGCTCAAAGTGAACATGTTTTTGCTCAGCCAGGGTATTCCCGGAATGCGCCCGGGCCTGTTACGGTCGCGCACCCCTAAAACCCCATGAAAATACCCATCTGTTGTGTCCGCTTGCAATCATTCATCCGCCGCCCGCTGTTCGCAGCCGCGATTTTTCTCCAAATCGCCGGCGCATCCCACGCCCTCGCTCAAATCACCACCGGCGGAAACCACACCGTTGTCGTCAACGAAGACACCGGCGCCGTCGTGTCATGGGGATTGAATACAAACGGACAGCTCGGTGACGGCACCACGCTTTCCCGCACCGAGGCCGTTCCGGTTCAAAAAGCATCGGGCCCGCTCACGGGAATTTCCGCCGTCGCCGCCGGCGGCACGCACAGCGTGGCGCTCGCCTCGGACGGCACCGTCTGGACGTGGGGCAGCAATCTCTACGGCCAGTTGGGCAACGGTAACAACACGCAGCAAACCAAGGCCGTCCAAGTGCTCACGAGCAGCGGCACGTTGACCGGCATCAGCGCGATCGCCGCCGGCGAGCAGTTCACCCTCGCGCTGAAAAGCGACGGCACCGTTTGGGCCTGGGGCGTGAATAGCATTGGCCAACTCGGCATTGGCAGCACCCTCAATCAAAACCGCGCGATGCCGACCGGCCTGACCGGAATCACCTCCATCGCGGCCGGCCAGCTGCACGGGCTCGCCCGCAAGAACGACGGCACCGTCTGGGCTTGGGGCCACAACGTCAACGGACAGGTGGGCAACAACACCACGACGCAGCAAAACACGCCGGTGCAGGTCGTAACCGCCACGGGAGCGTTGACCGGTGTCTCCCATGTGGCTGCCGGCTCCGCCCACAGCCTCGCGCTGAAGTCCGACGGAACGGTCTGCGCCTGGGGTTACAACTTGTATGGCGCGGTCGGCGACAACACCGCCACTCAGCGCCTGGTCGCGACTCCAACCCTTTCGCTCACCAACGTCGTCGCTGTATTGGGCGGCGGATACCACAGTGTCGCGATCAAGAGCGACGGAACAGCCTGGAGCTGGGGCTACAATTTCAACGGACAGCTCGGCGACGGCACCCTGACAGATCGCCGCACACCGATCCAGATGACCGGCCTGGCCAGCATCAAGGCGGTCACCGCCCGCGGAAACCGCACGATGGTCATGCTCACCGATGGAAAAATCTACGGCCTCGGCGACAATTCCTATGGCACCTTCGGCACCGGCAGCGGCAGCGCCGGCTCCAGCTGGGCGCCCGTGACCGTTCCCGGCCTCGATAATCTGAAGGCGGTGAGCGCCGGTATGTTTTCAAGCCTCGCGCTCGATGACGACGGCACGCTCTGGGCGTTCGGCCAGAATGTTTACGGCCAGCTCGGCATCAACAGCGTCGTCAACGCCAGTATTCCCACGGTCACGTTGATTCTCACCAACGTGCAGACGATGTCTGCCGGCTCCTATCACGCCACCGCCGTGAAAACCGACGGCACCGTCTGGGGCTGGGGCCTCAACACCAACGGACAGGTCGGCGACGGCACCACCGTGCAGCGCAATCAACCCGTGCAGGTTCTCACCGCGAGCGCACCGTTGACCAACGCCGTAATGGTGGCCGCCGGCGCGTCGCACAGCGCGGCCTTGAAAACCGACGGCACCGTATGGACCTGGGGCGCCAACAACTACGGCCAACTCGGCGACGGCACCACGACCAACCGCACCAGGGCGGCGCAAGTCGCCACCGTCAGCGGACCGCTTACCGGCATTATCGAAATCTCCGCCGGTGCGCACCACACCGTCGCTTTGAAAAACGACGGCACCGTCTGGATCTGGGGCCGCAATAGCAGCGGCCAGCTGGGCAACGGAAACACCACGTCACAAAGCTACGCCATCCAGGTGCCGCTCGCGACCGCCGCCTTGAGTATCGCCGCCGGTGACGGTCACACCGCAGTGATCATGAATGATCGCACCCTGATGGCCTGGGGCGGCAATGCCTTCGGACAGCTCGGTGACAACTCCACCGCCAATCGTCTCTCGCCGGTTGCCGTCAGCACGATCAGCTCGGTGGCATCTCTCTCCGCGCATAACAACCACACTATGGCCGTAAAGCTCGACTCCACCGTGTGGGGCTGGGGCTCAAACGCGTTTGGCGAGATCGGCAACTCGTCGTTCTCCAACGAGCGCATTCCTAAACAGCTCGCCGGCCTCGTGGCCGCGTCCTCCACGACCGCTCCCAACGCCGGCGATTGCGGAGGCAACCACGGCTTGCTGATCAACTCCGACGGCACCCTGTCAGCCTGGGGTTCGAACCTCTACGGCCAGCTTGGCAACGGGCAGTTCGGTTACTCCACGACTCCGGTCCAGGCCACCTTCGTGAGCTTCACGGATACTTCCGGCCTCTGGGTGGATCAAGCCGCGCCTGCCGGCGGCACCGGAACCTACCTCGCGCCGTTCCAGACAATCGCCGCCGCCATCGCCAAATCCAAACTGGTCTCCGACACCAACACCCGCATCACCGTGCGGGCCGGCACCTACAAAGAGGCCGTCTCGCTCAACGGCACCTACGGCGGCGCCAAGTCCGGCACTCCGGCAAATCCGTTTATCTTGCGCGGCATGCCGGGTGAACGCGTGGTCGTCTCCGGTTTCAAGGCGATCACCGGTTGGACGCTGGATTCAGGCGGCGTTTACGTCGCCAATGTCGGCACGTGGAATTCCGCCAGCCCCACTCCTCCCAATAAATACCCCGACACCTTCTATGTCGGCCGCAGCGAGCGGCTCATGGCGCAGGCGCCCAACGTGGGCACGGGCCTGTGGACTTGGCAGTCGAAGACCACGGGCACCGACTCCTCGGGCGCGGCTTATTCCATCATCACCGACACCGCGCACCTGGTCGGAGTCGGCGATCTCGTCGGCGGCTATGTTCAATACTTCAACGGCGACTCCAACGTCGGCGGCATGATCCTCGAGAACGACCCGGTTGCGGGCACGTTGAAGTTCGCGGGATCGGTGACCACCGGCCCGAACGCGCCCTACATCATCAAAAACCGGCGCCAGCTGGTGGATCGCCCCGGCGAGTGGGCCGTCGTCGCCCAACCTGACGGCACCTACAAGGTCTATTATTGGCCGCACAACTTCGCCGAGCTGGCGAACACCCAGTCGCGGAATGGTTATAACAACGGCATTACCGTCTATGGCGTGCACGATGTCGTGGTGATGGGCTTCGAAGTCGAGGGCATCTCCGGCGCAGGCAACGGCATCAACGCCACGAATTGCCAGAACGTCAGCATCCTCTGGAACGTCGTTCACGACAACGGCGGCTACTTGTGGCAGGGCAACCGCGTCGCCGCCATCAACGGCGCCGGCATCTACCTGCGCAACGTCACCGGCGCGAGCGTGGTGGGCAACAATCACGTCACCTTGAATCACTTCGGCATCGTGCTCACCCAGTGCGCGGACACGGTCGTCACCCAAAACGAAATCGCCTACAACCACATCGACGGCATGGACCTCAGCTCCAACGCCAACCTCTCGACTCCGTGCATCAACATTACGATTTCGGAGAACTACATCCACCATCACTTCAACCTGCTGCAGCACGCCGACGGTATCCAAACATATGAGACAGGCGTTCAAAACCTGAACCTCTTGAACAACGTGATCGTGGGCGGTCCGCAGATCATGATCAACGGCCTCGGAGGCGGCACTTTTGCCGGCAACGTCGTCACCCACGCCTACATCAACAACCTCGCGGGCGCGGACCGAGATCTCCACTACTACGAAAACCCGATCATCACCAACAACAACACATTCGCCACCGGGCTAGACTTGATGGGCGCGATGGCGAACTCCTCGATCGAAAACGTGCTGTATGGGCGTCTCACCACCCGCCGGGGCCAATACACGGGCAATCGCAACCTCTTGCAACCCGTGCCGCTCACCGCGACCACCTACGATGCCGGCAGCTTGATCAGCATCAGCTCCACGGGCGTGTGGAGCGCATTCGGTTACGCCAACACCGGCGTCGCCGGGTTCTATTCGCTCACGGGTCAGGACCAGCATTCCGTCATCGGCGACCGCTTCGCGACGCAGTTCATCAACATGCCGACTTCGGTGCGTTACATCAAAGATCCCACCAAGGGCGGGTCCACGACCACCTCCACCACCGTGTGTCTCTATGACAGCGGCGGCAGACCGCTCGCCGATTTCAAGGTGGGCGATCACGTGGAGTTCAACCTGGACGGCGTGGTGCGCACCGTCACCGCCATCGATACAACCGACAAACTCGTCACCTTCACCCCGGCGCTGTATCGGGTCACCCCCGGTGATGGCGAAGGATGGGCCTCGCTTGGCCGTAATGACTTCCTGGAGAACTGGGGCACGCGCACCAACTTCGCGCGCGACAGCCGGCTGGCTCCGGGCAGCCCGGGCCTGACGATGTCGTCCACCGGCGGACCGATCGGCTCGTTGATCAACCTCGCGCATTACCGCGTGTCCGACTTCGACGGCGACGGCGTTCGCGACAATCCGCAGCTCCCCGCCGACGTGCAGGCCAACCAGGCCGCCCGCGATTTCCACCTCTCGACGTGGTCGTCGTTCGGAAACTAAGCGCAACGCCGAGACCGGTTAAAAAAGAAGGCGGGCCCACTTGGGCCCGCCTTCTTTTTTTACGAAATCAACCGGTTATTTCCGCGCGCTCAACACGTCGCGTTCGTAGGCCTTCACCGCCGGCAGCCACGAGCCGTCGGGCGCCGTGTTGTTGCGCACGCAGAACTCCGCCCACACCGCGCCCCACGGCAGCGACTTGGCGTCTTCTTGCAACGCGAGGCGCGAGGCGAGGTCGCCGGCGGTCTCGACCGCGACCAGCTTCGTGCGAGGCTGGAGCAATCCCATGAGCAACGCCTTCTTGGTGTTGCGCGCGCCGATGATCCACGCGGCGATGCGGTTGATCGAGGCGTCGAAGAAATCCATGCCGATGGCGATGCGGTCCATCGCTCCGCTTTGCGCGACTTCGGCCAGCATGTCCTTGGTCGCGTCGTCGAGCGCGACGACATGGTCGCTGTCCCAGCGCACGCCGCGCGAAACGTGGAAGAGGATGTGCGGCACGAAGAGCAGCAACGAGGAGATCTTGTCCGCGATGTTTTCGGTCGGATGAAAATGTCCCGCGTCGAGACAGTAGCCGATCTGGTTCTTCACCGCGTAGCCGAGATAAAACTCGTGCGAACCGGTAGTGTAGCTTTCCACGCCGATGCCGAAGAGTTTGCTTTCGACGGCGTCGAGGTTGTGCGCGGGGTTCACCTTGGCGGCGAAAACCGCGTCAAGCGACTCCTGCAGACGGGCGCGCGGCGCGAAACGGTCGGCCGGTGTGTCCTTGTAGCCGTCGGGTATCCAGATGTTGGTGACCGCAGGCTTGCCAAGCGCGGCGCCGAAACCGGCGCCGATGCGGCGCGACGCGATGCAGTGGTCGATCCAGAAGCGACGCACACCGGCGTCTTTGTTGGACAACGTGAAACCGTCCGCCGCGTGGCGGTGTCCAAAGCAGGTCGGGTTGAAATCCACGCCCCAGCCGCGTTGTTTGGCCCAATCCACCCACGAGGCGAAGTGCTCGATGGTGAGCGCATCGCGGTCCGCCTTGGCGGCGTTGTCGGTGGCGTAGTTGGCGTGCAGGTTGAGACGAAGCGGTCCGGGAATGAGTTTGGCGACCTGGTCGAGGTCGGCGGTCAGCTCGGCGAAGTTGCGCGCCTTGCCCGGATAGTTTCCGGTGGCGACGCAGCCGGAGCCGGCGTTGCCGGATGCGTTTTCAAAACCATCGACGTCGTCGCCCTGCCAGCAATGCAGGGAGACGGGCGTGGCGGCGAGGGTCGCGAGGGCGGCCTCGGTATCGACGCCCCAGACGGCGAACTGTTCTTTGGCGGATTGATAGGCGGTGGACATGGAGGGATCGGTGAAGGGTTCGGAAGCGTGGTTCAGGCGAAGATTTCTTTGATGGCGCGCAGGCTGGCGCGGAGTTCGGAGCCGAGGTGCGGGTCGCTGTAGTCGCGGCCGATTTTCGGCCCCATTATTTCGAGATAGCCGACAACGTCGTTGACCGGCCATTCGTCGGCGTGGGCGTCGCAGAGCGCTTTAAAGGCGGCCAGATCGACGATGCCTTTTTTCTTTTCCTCGGCGTTGAAGCCAAAGGTGGAGCCGTAAATGGCGTCGGTATTTTTGAAATGGAACTCGTTCATCATCGGAATCCCGGCGGCGAAGAGTTCGGTGTTGGAGTGGATGACCTTTTTATCGGCGTCGCAGAGGCCGTGGCTGATGTCACCGCACAGATAGGCGGGCACGGTGATCGCCGGATTCGCCGCGTGGTCGGCGCGCATCTCGCCGATGTAGTGGCGCATCTCGGCGGGAGTCGTCGGCGGCTCGGCTAGGCAGGACATCGGTTCCATGGTGATGCCTTTGAGCCCGAGCTGATGGGCACGTCGTGAAAGCTCCTTCAGATGGCGCAGGTAGGTCGCGGTGCCGGCGGCTTTTTGCGCAGCAGGCTGGTCGCGGTAAACGGCGCCGGGGTTGGAGCCGACGTAATCCGCGCCGACGAGCGCACCGACTTCCAACAGGCGGTCAAAGCCTTTGCGAGCGGCGCGTTCCATGCGGACGTCGCCGACGAAGAAGCCGCCGAGTTCACGATGGGCGGTGAAGACGGACTTGATGCGCAGTCCGCGTGCTTCGGCCTGGGCGCGGAGGTCCGTGAAGTAGGAATCTTCGAGGACGTAGAGCTCGTAGAAGGAGCCGAGCTGGACGTTTTGAATGCCTTCCTCCGCGAGGAGGTCGAAGAGCCAAGGAAAGCTGTAGCGGGTTTCAATGCAGTCGGTCTTGAGGCCGAGTTGGATTTTCATGAGAGAGGGGAGGTCGGATTTTTTTCACCACGAAACACACGAAATACACGAAAGTCGGAATAATGAGGGATCGGACCTTTTCGTGTGTTTCGTGTGTTTCGTGGTTAATCGGATTGGAAGTTCAGCCGCAGAGGTCGGGGCTGACTTTGAAGATGACTTTGTGGTGCCAGGCTTTGCGCCCATGGATGCTGGCCATGATCTCCGCGCCATTTTCGAGCGTCGGTGTGTCGCTGATCATCGGCGCGATGTGCAGACCGCGATCCATGAACTTGAGCACGTTGCTCCAGTCGTCGGTGCCAAGGGGAACGACCTTGCTGTTCCACGTGCCGTAGATCGTGAGTTCGCGCCGCAGGATGCTGGAGAAATCCTTTTCGCCGATTTTGAACTCGCCGTGGATGTTGCCCATGAAGACGACCTCGCCGAAGGCGGCGGCGACTTGCGTGGCTTGCAGGAACGTCGTCGGGTGGCCCACGGCTTCGACGACGCGTTGCACGCCTTCGCCGCCGGTCGCGTCGAGAATTTGTTTCACCGCGTCGCCGCCGCTCTTCGGGTTCACCGGGATGCAGCCGAGGGCGGCGACGAGGTCGAGTTTGCGTTGGTCCACATCGACGACGAAGACGCGCGCGCAGCCGGAAATCTTGAGCCACTGGGCGACGAGGTTGCCGATGGGACCCGCGCCGAAAACGGCTGCGTCGTCGCCGGCTTGGACCCGCATCTTGCGCACGCCATGGAGCGCGACCGCGGCGGGTTCGGTGCAGGCGGCGTGGAGCAGCGGCACGTGCGCGGGCACGGGCAGCAGGTTGCGCTCGGGAACAATAACGAATTCGCCCATGCCGCCGTCGCGGCGGGAGCCGAAGTAATCGTAGTGTTTCGTCTGCGCGTAGTCGCCCGTGTCGAAGGCCTTTTCGCCGGGTTTTGGGATCAGC
This portion of the Rariglobus hedericola genome encodes:
- a CDS encoding L-rhamnose isomerase, whose protein sequence is MSTAYQSAKEQFAVWGVDTEAALATLAATPVSLHCWQGDDVDGFENASGNAGSGCVATGNYPGKARNFAELTADLDQVAKLIPGPLRLNLHANYATDNAAKADRDALTIEHFASWVDWAKQRGWGVDFNPTCFGHRHAADGFTLSNKDAGVRRFWIDHCIASRRIGAGFGAALGKPAVTNIWIPDGYKDTPADRFAPRARLQESLDAVFAAKVNPAHNLDAVESKLFGIGVESYTTGSHEFYLGYAVKNQIGYCLDAGHFHPTENIADKISSLLLFVPHILFHVSRGVRWDSDHVVALDDATKDMLAEVAQSGAMDRIAIGMDFFDASINRIAAWIIGARNTKKALLMGLLQPRTKLVAVETAGDLASRLALQEDAKSLPWGAVWAEFCVRNNTAPDGSWLPAVKAYERDVLSARK
- a CDS encoding galactitol-1-phosphate 5-dehydrogenase, with the protein product MRALVLEANGQLVYHADRPIPPAPTVGLGVENTVLVRVAACGVCGSDIPRAFDGGAYHYPLVLGHEFSGVVETDGLTRKKGDRVAIFPLIPKPGEKAFDTGDYAQTKHYDYFGSRRDGGMGEFVIVPERNLLPVPAHVPLLHAACTEPAAVALHGVRKMRVQAGDDAAVFGAGPIGNLVAQWLKISGCARVFVVDVDQRKLDLVAALGCIPVNPKSGGDAVKQILDATGGEGVQRVVEAVGHPTTFLQATQVAAAFGEVVFMGNIHGEFKIGEKDFSSILRRELTIYGTWNSKVVPLGTDDWSNVLKFMDRGLHIAPMISDTPTLENGAEIMASIHGRKAWHHKVIFKVSPDLCG
- a CDS encoding sugar phosphate isomerase/epimerase family protein, producing MKIQLGLKTDCIETRYSFPWLFDLLAEEGIQNVQLGSFYELYVLEDSYFTDLRAQAEARGLRIKSVFTAHRELGGFFVGDVRMERAARKGFDRLLEVGALVGADYVGSNPGAVYRDQPAAQKAAGTATYLRHLKELSRRAHQLGLKGITMEPMSCLAEPPTTPAEMRHYIGEMRADHAANPAITVPAYLCGDISHGLCDADKKVIHSNTELFAAGIPMMNEFHFKNTDAIYGSTFGFNAEEKKKGIVDLAAFKALCDAHADEWPVNDVVGYLEIMGPKIGRDYSDPHLGSELRASLRAIKEIFA
- a CDS encoding helix-turn-helix transcriptional regulator is translated as MNRACTHQFFDLNLPLNPLGRIESGVIIRNGTGTGFSRMRRWAQYQLVLILEGEGVYRDSEGRDFAVKKGDLFVTTPHVAHQYGPQDGKVWDELAIGFCGKLFDLWQQTGLLHPLEKPYILTPFEKWYRELRELLVPNRLERQQPIRHLIRLQTLLEDLAFDQPAKVAHQPEWLATALGMIDTPDLTRPPTVNELAEACGLGVHTFRREFARHTGVGPVAYVHRIRMERARSLLTSTDLPIKVIAQQLGFSDAFHFSSAFKKYAGWSPRSFKEEFLRVNPHFGANNDNSHPA
- a CDS encoding right-handed parallel beta-helix repeat-containing protein is translated as MKIPICCVRLQSFIRRPLFAAAIFLQIAGASHALAQITTGGNHTVVVNEDTGAVVSWGLNTNGQLGDGTTLSRTEAVPVQKASGPLTGISAVAAGGTHSVALASDGTVWTWGSNLYGQLGNGNNTQQTKAVQVLTSSGTLTGISAIAAGEQFTLALKSDGTVWAWGVNSIGQLGIGSTLNQNRAMPTGLTGITSIAAGQLHGLARKNDGTVWAWGHNVNGQVGNNTTTQQNTPVQVVTATGALTGVSHVAAGSAHSLALKSDGTVCAWGYNLYGAVGDNTATQRLVATPTLSLTNVVAVLGGGYHSVAIKSDGTAWSWGYNFNGQLGDGTLTDRRTPIQMTGLASIKAVTARGNRTMVMLTDGKIYGLGDNSYGTFGTGSGSAGSSWAPVTVPGLDNLKAVSAGMFSSLALDDDGTLWAFGQNVYGQLGINSVVNASIPTVTLILTNVQTMSAGSYHATAVKTDGTVWGWGLNTNGQVGDGTTVQRNQPVQVLTASAPLTNAVMVAAGASHSAALKTDGTVWTWGANNYGQLGDGTTTNRTRAAQVATVSGPLTGIIEISAGAHHTVALKNDGTVWIWGRNSSGQLGNGNTTSQSYAIQVPLATAALSIAAGDGHTAVIMNDRTLMAWGGNAFGQLGDNSTANRLSPVAVSTISSVASLSAHNNHTMAVKLDSTVWGWGSNAFGEIGNSSFSNERIPKQLAGLVAASSTTAPNAGDCGGNHGLLINSDGTLSAWGSNLYGQLGNGQFGYSTTPVQATFVSFTDTSGLWVDQAAPAGGTGTYLAPFQTIAAAIAKSKLVSDTNTRITVRAGTYKEAVSLNGTYGGAKSGTPANPFILRGMPGERVVVSGFKAITGWTLDSGGVYVANVGTWNSASPTPPNKYPDTFYVGRSERLMAQAPNVGTGLWTWQSKTTGTDSSGAAYSIITDTAHLVGVGDLVGGYVQYFNGDSNVGGMILENDPVAGTLKFAGSVTTGPNAPYIIKNRRQLVDRPGEWAVVAQPDGTYKVYYWPHNFAELANTQSRNGYNNGITVYGVHDVVVMGFEVEGISGAGNGINATNCQNVSILWNVVHDNGGYLWQGNRVAAINGAGIYLRNVTGASVVGNNHVTLNHFGIVLTQCADTVVTQNEIAYNHIDGMDLSSNANLSTPCINITISENYIHHHFNLLQHADGIQTYETGVQNLNLLNNVIVGGPQIMINGLGGGTFAGNVVTHAYINNLAGADRDLHYYENPIITNNNTFATGLDLMGAMANSSIENVLYGRLTTRRGQYTGNRNLLQPVPLTATTYDAGSLISISSTGVWSAFGYANTGVAGFYSLTGQDQHSVIGDRFATQFINMPTSVRYIKDPTKGGSTTTSTTVCLYDSGGRPLADFKVGDHVEFNLDGVVRTVTAIDTTDKLVTFTPALYRVTPGDGEGWASLGRNDFLENWGTRTNFARDSRLAPGSPGLTMSSTGGPIGSLINLAHYRVSDFDGDGVRDNPQLPADVQANQAARDFHLSTWSSFGN